In the genome of Sphingomonas alpina, the window AGGGTCATCCAACGCGCTGAAGCGAACCTTTTTCGGTCGACCGCTGTGCCAGGGCGATGTCGTCGCCACCGCTGGCCAGCAGCGCGTCGACAATATGCCTCCGGGCGTCCAGCAATTCCTCCGTGCGCCGGCCTATGCTCTGCAGGAGATCCGCCTGTCGGTGATCGCGACCAGCCCCAAGGGCGTGGTCCATGTCGACGAAAATACCGAGATCGAACTGCGTCCCGAATATGAGGAGCCCAAGGAAGCACGCCGCGCCGACGTCACCTATGACGATATCGGCGGCATGGGCCCGACGATCGACCAGTTGCGCGAAATGGTCGAGCTGCCGCTGCGCTACCCTGAACTGTTCCAGCGGCTCGGCGTCGATCCGCCCAAGGGCGTGTTGCTGCATGGGCCGCCCGGAACCGGCAAGACGCGCCTGGCGCGCGCGGTCGCCAATGAAAGCGCGGCCGAATTCTTCCTGATCAACGGTCCCGAGATCATGGGATCGGCTTACGGCGAATCCGAAAGCAAGCTGCGCCAGGTATTCGAGGAAGCGGCCAAGGCATCACCGTCGATCGTGTTCATCGACGAGATCGATTCGATCGCACCCAAGCGCGGCCAGGTGTCGGGCGAGGCGGAGAAGCGCCTGGTCGCTCAGCTGCTGACGCTGATGGACGGGCTGGAGGCACGCGCCAATGTCGTGGTGATCGCCGCGACCAACCGGCCCGAGGCAATCGACGAGGCGCTGCGCCGGCCCGGCCGGTTCGACCGCGAAATCATTGTCGGCGTGCCGGACGAACGCGGCCGCCGCGAGATCCTCGGCATCCATACGCGTGGCATGCCGCTCGGCGACAAGGTCGATCTCGGCGAACTTGCCCGGACCACCTATGGCTTTGTCGGTGCCGATCTCGCTGCCCTGGCGCGCGAAGCGGCGATCGAGGCTGTGCGCAAGATCATGCCGCGGCTCAACCTTGCTGAAGGCACGATTCCGCCTGAAGTGCTCGATACGCTGGCGGTGACGCGCGAGGATTTCCTCGATGCGCTGAAACGCGTCCAGCCGAGCGCGATGCGCGAGGTGATGGTCGAGGCGCCACGCGTGCGATGGGAGGATGTCGGCGGGCTCGACAAGGCGCAGATGCGGCTGAAGGAAGGCGTGGAACTGCCGCTCAAGGATCCGGATGCGTTCCGCCGCCTGGGCATCCGACCGGCCAAGGGCTTCCTGCTCTACGGCCCGCCCGGCACCGGCAAGACGCTGCTCGCCAAGGCGGTCGCGCGCGAGGCGGAGGCGAATTTCATCGCCACCAAATCGTCCGACCTGCTGAGCAAATGGTATGGCGAAAGCGAGCAGCAGATCGCCAAATTGTTCAGCCGCGCCCGCCAGGTCGCGCCGTGCGTGATCTTCATCGACGAACTCGATTCGCTCGTCCCCGCACGCGGTGGTGGTCTTGGCGAACCGCAAGTCACCGAACGGGTGGTCAACACCATCCTCGCCGAGATGGATGGGCTTGAGGAGTTGCAGTCGGTCGTCGTGATCGGCGCGACCAACCGGCCGAACCTGATCGATCCGGCGCTGCTTCGTCCCGGCCGCTTCGACGAACTCATCTATGTCGGCGTGCCCGACAAGGATGGCCGCCGCCGCATCCTGGCGATCCAGACCGGCAAGATGCCGCTGGCCGATGATGTCGATCTCGATTCGCTCGCCGAGCGGACCGATCGCTTCACCGGCGCCGATCTTGAGGATCTGGTGCGCCGGGCCGGCCTGGTGGCGTTGCGTCAGTCGCTCAGCGTCGCGCAGGTGTCGATGGCGCATTTCGAGGAAGCACTGGACGAATCGCGCGCCTCGGTCACGCCGGACATGGAACGCGATTATGAGCAGATGGCATCGCGCCTGAAGCAGGATGCGGCGGCGCTGCAGCCGATCGGCTTCATCTCGCCCGGTCAGTTGCGCCCGCGCGGGCCGAAGGGAGCGGATTGACCGAACCTCCGCATGCCGCCGCCACGGGATCGATGACAGGCAGCAGGAAGATCAACCCCGGGATCGTATTCGGCGTCGCCGCCTATACGATCTGGGGCCTGTTGCCGAGCTTCATCAAGCTGCTCCATCCGCTGCCGGCGCCGGACATTCTGGCGCACCGTATCCTGTGGTCGCTACTGCTGCTGCTGATCCTGGCGGTGGCTCTGCGCCATGGGCCGGCGCTGCTCGGAATCGTGCGGACACCCCGCCTGCTGATCGCACTGACGGCATCGGCGTCGCTCATCGGCATCAACTGGCTCGTCTATATCATCGCGATCAATAGCGGCCATGTCGCCCAGGCCAGCCTGGGCTATTTCATCAACCCGCTGGTCAATGTCGTGCTCGGCGTGGTGATTCTGCGCGAGCGGCTTGGCCGGATCGAGGCGGTGGCAGTGTTGCTTGCCACGGCCGCTGTAGCCTTTCTGGCAATCTGGCAGGGCAGTATCCCCTATATCCCGCTGACCCTGGCGTTCTCGTTCGCTTTCTATGGCCTGATCCGCAAGATGACGCCGGTCGACGCGCTTGACGGGCTGTTGATCGAGACGTTGATTCTTGCGCCGGCCGCGTTCGCCTGGCTGATGCTGGCAGGTACGACGCTGGGGTCGGCCGGGCCGGGCTGGCCCTTGCTCGCTGCAAGCGGTGTCGTGACCGCGCTCCCCTTGCTGCTCTTCGCTGCAGCGGCAAAGCGCGTTCGATATTCCGATCTCGGGCTGCTGCAATATCTCGCACCGACGCTGCAACTGGTGCTTGCGGTGTTCGTCTATGGAGAGAAATTGCATCCCGCTCAGATCGGCGCCTTCATCACGATCTGGATCGCGCTGGCCATTTATGCCGTCGGGGCCTCGATCAGCGCGCGGCGGTCGGCCATGGTCGTGCCTGATTAGAATGGATCGGCACCGGATGGTGCACATCGATTCAACTGTGCCGATGGCCGTGACAAGGTGGTGGCGGACGGGACGCCAGCCGGCGTTCCGCCCCGCTCTTTGACATGACCGGAAAAATATCGCGCCCCCGCGACCGCTGTTTCGACAGGAACAGGGGTCGCTCACCCCTGTTCCTGCGCAGTTCACCCCTGTTATCGAAAACAGCGAAATATGACTCAAGATACTGAAAATAAAGAAGAAACCACCATTTCGATGCCAACTTAACAGGGGTGGGTTTTTTTATTGTCGCCGGAACAGCGGAAAGGTCGCGCGACTCGCGTCGCGGCAACGGGCTGACGATCGATCGGGGCCTAAGCCGGATCGTCGTCGGACATCGCCGGGGTCTTGAGGCTGCGCCAGGCATAGAAGATCAGGATCAGCAGCGCAGCACTCGCGGTCAGATAGGGCAGCGAATGCTGCGCTTCGTAGAGGCCGACGCCGATCGACGGGCCAAGCACGAACGATGCGCCATTGACCGAGGTGACCTTGCCCGCGACCGACCCCTGTGCCTCCGGCCCGACCGCGAGTGACGATCCGGCAGTGAAGCCGGGCCGGATCAGGCCGAACCCGGCCGAGGCGATCGCATAGGCCAGCGCGATGCCATAGAGCGAGGTGGCAATGCCGGTCAGCGCGGTGCCGACGGCCGCGATCACCAGCCCCGCGAGCACCAGCCGTCGCGGAGTCAAATTGAGCAAGGGGATCAGCCCCCATTGCACCAGGAGCGAAGACCCCGCACCCATCATCAGCACGATGCCGGTCGGCTGCAGGGCCTCGATCGGCGCAAC includes:
- the rarD gene encoding EamA family transporter RarD → MTGSRKINPGIVFGVAAYTIWGLLPSFIKLLHPLPAPDILAHRILWSLLLLLILAVALRHGPALLGIVRTPRLLIALTASASLIGINWLVYIIAINSGHVAQASLGYFINPLVNVVLGVVILRERLGRIEAVAVLLATAAVAFLAIWQGSIPYIPLTLAFSFAFYGLIRKMTPVDALDGLLIETLILAPAAFAWLMLAGTTLGSAGPGWPLLAASGVVTALPLLLFAAAAKRVRYSDLGLLQYLAPTLQLVLAVFVYGEKLHPAQIGAFITIWIALAIYAVGASISARRSAMVVPD
- a CDS encoding CDC48 family AAA ATPase encodes the protein MADSESPVHKLQVANARPEDSGRGLAHIPRALMAALGLAEGDVIEIVGKSTTPARAVSPYQEDEGLEIIRIDGLQRANAGAGAGDFVEVRKVESKPATRVVFAPAQQNLRLEGSSNALKRTFFGRPLCQGDVVATAGQQRVDNMPPGVQQFLRAPAYALQEIRLSVIATSPKGVVHVDENTEIELRPEYEEPKEARRADVTYDDIGGMGPTIDQLREMVELPLRYPELFQRLGVDPPKGVLLHGPPGTGKTRLARAVANESAAEFFLINGPEIMGSAYGESESKLRQVFEEAAKASPSIVFIDEIDSIAPKRGQVSGEAEKRLVAQLLTLMDGLEARANVVVIAATNRPEAIDEALRRPGRFDREIIVGVPDERGRREILGIHTRGMPLGDKVDLGELARTTYGFVGADLAALAREAAIEAVRKIMPRLNLAEGTIPPEVLDTLAVTREDFLDALKRVQPSAMREVMVEAPRVRWEDVGGLDKAQMRLKEGVELPLKDPDAFRRLGIRPAKGFLLYGPPGTGKTLLAKAVAREAEANFIATKSSDLLSKWYGESEQQIAKLFSRARQVAPCVIFIDELDSLVPARGGGLGEPQVTERVVNTILAEMDGLEELQSVVVIGATNRPNLIDPALLRPGRFDELIYVGVPDKDGRRRILAIQTGKMPLADDVDLDSLAERTDRFTGADLEDLVRRAGLVALRQSLSVAQVSMAHFEEALDESRASVTPDMERDYEQMASRLKQDAAALQPIGFISPGQLRPRGPKGAD